The following coding sequences are from one Bradyrhizobium sp. WSM471 window:
- a CDS encoding xanthine dehydrogenase family protein molybdopterin-binding subunit produces MTAAAPEPKANMGKPVPRYDAAAKVTGRATYASDMPLDNPAYAFLVTSGIAKGRIDNFDLDDARRVRGVIDIVTHENAPKLKESKLFSNGGYAGTTIQPLKSADIAHDGQIIAVVIAESYEAAREAANRVKVSYTAVAPSASFDSPGITTAAAKGQNAQFKEDPEVGDFAKAFDAAEVKLTASYETPTQHHNPMELFTTSCAWMGDELVIYEGSQYVYGLKNGVAEQLGIDADKVRVVNPYVGGGFGSRGSMTPRTAIIAGIAKRLNRPIKLVPTRDQGFTIATYRAETRHEIRLGAGRDGKLVALRHDGAEVSSRPDAYCVGGTKTTTRLYACPNVASLVSIVRADRNTPGFMRSPPEVPYLFALESAMDELAVKLNMDPVELRRINDTNVEPIGGKPYTSRSLMACFDEAAKAFGWSQRSPQPKSMSDGDWLIGYGCAATCYPTQMAPSAARVRLQRDGRTRVEIAGHEIGTGAYTVIAQTAAERLGVPLEKVAVFLGDSDLPPAPVAGGSNSTASTCSAVMMVCDRIRQRLFKAVMPSDSLADKAKETVGISQAPSTQAAQSDRPLDLDKAFDALGVGIVEEYGEWKPEGAPLDSFTAMHSGHARLVGGHQMKDKIAYAFGAEFVEVRVNRFTHEIRAPRLVGAFAAGRIMNPRTARSQLMGGLIWGMSSALLEATEIDERNARYVNDNLADYLVPVNADVPGVEVMLLSEQDDHINPAGVKGLGELANVGTNAAICNAIYHAAGQRIRKLPVRLENIEV; encoded by the coding sequence ATGACCGCTGCAGCTCCCGAGCCGAAAGCGAACATGGGCAAGCCGGTGCCGCGCTATGACGCGGCCGCAAAGGTCACCGGACGGGCGACATATGCGTCAGACATGCCGCTCGACAATCCGGCCTACGCATTCCTGGTCACCAGCGGCATCGCCAAGGGCCGCATCGACAATTTCGATCTCGATGATGCCAGACGGGTCCGTGGCGTGATCGACATCGTCACGCACGAGAACGCTCCCAAGCTGAAGGAATCGAAACTGTTCAGCAATGGCGGCTATGCCGGCACCACGATCCAGCCGCTGAAATCGGCCGACATCGCCCATGACGGCCAGATCATCGCCGTCGTCATCGCCGAGAGTTACGAGGCGGCGCGCGAGGCCGCCAATCGCGTCAAGGTCAGCTACACGGCCGTGGCACCGAGTGCGAGCTTCGACTCGCCGGGGATCACCACGGCAGCGGCAAAGGGACAGAACGCGCAGTTCAAGGAAGACCCGGAGGTCGGCGATTTCGCCAAGGCGTTCGACGCGGCCGAGGTCAAGCTCACCGCCTCCTATGAAACGCCGACCCAGCACCACAATCCGATGGAACTGTTTACGACGAGCTGCGCCTGGATGGGCGACGAGCTCGTCATCTACGAGGGCAGCCAGTATGTCTATGGCCTGAAGAACGGCGTCGCCGAGCAGCTCGGCATCGACGCCGACAAGGTCCGTGTCGTCAATCCCTATGTCGGCGGCGGCTTTGGTTCGCGCGGCTCGATGACACCCCGCACCGCCATCATCGCCGGCATTGCCAAACGCCTGAACCGGCCGATCAAGCTGGTGCCGACCCGCGACCAGGGTTTCACCATCGCGACCTACCGCGCCGAGACGCGCCATGAGATCAGGCTTGGTGCGGGTCGGGACGGCAAGCTGGTGGCTTTGAGGCATGACGGCGCGGAGGTTTCGTCGCGGCCGGATGCTTACTGCGTCGGCGGCACCAAGACGACGACACGGCTCTATGCCTGCCCGAACGTCGCCAGTCTGGTGTCGATCGTGCGTGCCGACCGCAACACGCCGGGCTTCATGCGCTCGCCGCCGGAGGTGCCGTATCTCTTCGCGCTGGAGAGCGCGATGGACGAGCTTGCGGTGAAGCTGAACATGGACCCGGTCGAGCTCCGCCGCATCAACGACACCAACGTGGAGCCGATCGGCGGCAAGCCCTATACGTCACGGTCGTTGATGGCGTGCTTCGACGAGGCCGCCAAGGCGTTCGGCTGGTCGCAGCGTTCGCCGCAGCCGAAATCGATGTCGGACGGCGACTGGCTGATCGGCTATGGCTGTGCCGCCACCTGCTATCCGACGCAGATGGCGCCGTCTGCCGCGCGCGTCCGCCTCCAGCGCGACGGCCGTACCCGGGTCGAGATCGCCGGTCACGAGATCGGCACCGGTGCCTATACCGTCATCGCCCAGACCGCGGCCGAGCGGCTCGGCGTGCCCCTGGAGAAGGTCGCGGTCTTCCTGGGTGACAGCGATCTGCCGCCGGCGCCTGTTGCCGGCGGTTCGAACTCGACTGCCAGCACCTGCTCGGCGGTGATGATGGTGTGCGACCGGATTCGTCAAAGGCTGTTCAAGGCCGTGATGCCGAGCGACAGCCTTGCCGACAAGGCCAAGGAGACTGTCGGCATCAGCCAGGCGCCGAGCACGCAGGCGGCGCAGAGCGATCGTCCACTCGATCTCGATAAGGCCTTCGACGCACTCGGTGTCGGCATCGTCGAAGAATACGGCGAGTGGAAGCCCGAGGGGGCGCCGCTGGATTCGTTCACGGCGATGCACAGCGGGCACGCGCGGCTCGTCGGGGGCCATCAGATGAAGGACAAGATCGCCTATGCCTTCGGTGCCGAGTTCGTCGAGGTCCGCGTCAACCGCTTTACCCATGAAATTCGTGCGCCGCGGCTGGTGGGAGCGTTCGCGGCGGGCCGCATCATGAATCCGCGCACGGCGCGCAGCCAGCTCATGGGCGGCCTGATCTGGGGCATGTCCTCGGCGCTGCTGGAAGCCACCGAGATCGACGAGCGCAATGCGCGCTACGTCAACGACAATCTTGCCGATTATCTGGTGCCCGTGAATGCCGACGTGCCCGGTGTCGAGGTGATGCTGCTTTCCGAGCAGGACGATCACATCAACCCGGCAGGCGTGAAGGGCCTCGGCGAGCTCGCCAATGTCGGCACCAATGCGGCCATCTGCAATGCGATCTATCACGCCGCGGGCCAGCGTATCCGCAAGCTGCCCGTGCGGCTCGAAAATATCGAGGTGTGA
- a CDS encoding FecR domain-containing protein has product MNLRFWLFSTLLSTVLCAASCAQAQTRVGEAVVIQNEVVRVATTTTPISVGDSMLRDETVRTGAGSAARFVMADSTNLSLGPSATLKLDRTVFNDEHSYRDVAIRMTTGAFRFVTGHSEKTAYKITTPLATIGVRGTTLDILSQRGRSVVVLQDGAASVCTTSQQCVQLTQPGDTAIITSTGGKVSINKTNTPPWTFAATCAASAGLCAVNQYADASPTITPAAHDDGMLCGR; this is encoded by the coding sequence ATGAATTTGCGTTTCTGGCTTTTCTCCACGTTGTTGTCGACGGTCTTGTGCGCGGCGTCTTGCGCCCAAGCGCAGACGCGCGTCGGTGAAGCCGTCGTGATTCAGAATGAAGTCGTTCGCGTGGCCACAACCACGACGCCGATCAGCGTCGGCGACAGCATGCTGCGGGACGAAACCGTGCGCACCGGCGCCGGCAGCGCGGCGCGCTTCGTGATGGCCGACAGCACCAATCTGTCGCTCGGTCCGAGCGCGACGCTCAAGCTCGACCGCACCGTCTTCAACGACGAGCACAGCTATCGTGACGTCGCGATCCGCATGACGACCGGCGCATTCCGTTTCGTCACCGGACATTCCGAGAAGACCGCCTACAAGATCACCACACCGCTCGCGACCATCGGCGTGCGCGGTACCACTCTCGATATCCTGTCCCAGCGCGGCCGCTCGGTCGTCGTGCTGCAGGACGGCGCCGCCAGTGTCTGCACGACGAGCCAACAGTGCGTCCAGCTCACCCAGCCCGGCGACACCGCAATCATCACCTCGACCGGCGGCAAGGTCTCTATCAATAAGACCAATACGCCGCCCTGGACCTTTGCCGCGACCTGCGCCGCGAGCGCGGGACTGTGCGCGGTCAACCAATATGCGGACGCGTCGCCGACCATCACGCCCGCCGCCCATGACGACGGCATGCTGTGCGGGCGCTGA
- a CDS encoding FKBP-type peptidyl-prolyl cis-trans isomerase produces the protein MQRLQRVLLAIMSALAITVIAGVSDFVSTTASAQTAGKTMTTASGLQITDSVAGTGASPKPGQICVMHYTGWLYENGQKGKKFDSSVDRNEPFEFPIGKGRVIAGWDEGVASMKVGGKRTLIIPPQLGYGARGAGGVIPPNATLMFDVELLGVK, from the coding sequence ATGCAGCGTTTACAGCGCGTGCTCCTCGCCATCATGTCGGCACTCGCGATCACCGTGATCGCCGGCGTGTCCGATTTCGTTTCCACCACGGCCTCGGCCCAGACCGCAGGGAAGACCATGACCACAGCTTCAGGTTTGCAGATCACCGACAGCGTCGCCGGCACCGGCGCTTCGCCGAAGCCCGGCCAGATCTGCGTGATGCACTACACCGGCTGGCTCTACGAGAACGGCCAGAAGGGCAAGAAATTCGACTCGTCGGTCGACCGCAACGAGCCGTTCGAATTCCCGATCGGCAAGGGCCGCGTCATCGCCGGCTGGGATGAGGGTGTTGCCTCCATGAAGGTCGGCGGCAAGCGCACGCTGATCATTCCGCCGCAGCTCGGCTATGGCGCCCGCGGCGCAGGCGGCGTGATCCCGCCAAACGCGACGCTGATGTTCGACGTGGAATTGCTCGGGGTGAAGTGA
- a CDS encoding CsbD family protein — protein MGSTTDKIKGTANEAMGKAKQGVGEATGSERLKGEGAVQEVKGKGQQAMGDAKDAAKDAVDRAAAAAKRATE, from the coding sequence ATGGGTAGCACGACCGACAAGATCAAGGGCACCGCAAACGAGGCAATGGGCAAGGCCAAGCAGGGCGTCGGTGAAGCCACCGGATCCGAACGCCTGAAGGGTGAAGGTGCGGTCCAGGAAGTGAAGGGCAAGGGCCAGCAGGCCATGGGCGACGCCAAGGATGCCGCGAAGGACGCGGTCGATCGCGCCGCGGCCGCAGCCAAGCGCGCGACGGAATAA
- a CDS encoding phospholipid carrier-dependent glycosyltransferase — MWRNYHKQRETCVMLSDSCGRMRSMKTAISIILGGDANLPRKTSPQVPRDLAAVPKVSRSAVIAVAIFLVAHLALLIGLTTPEKFVFDEVHYVPAARQMLAPSMSQPMLNPMHPPLAKELIALSIAAFGDTALGWRYPATLFGALAIVAIYLCGLALFAAQGPAIAAALIAGCNQMLYVQARVAMLDIFALGFGLLAIAAFMHGFRKDRPHALFAAAGSLFGCAVACKWSGLFPLGICIAIVAVIRLMQGWHTLFADAKPEDWYRPDLWPAFRLHQVVLCFIVLPAMTYLAAFVPLYGMSLPDLLEAQRRIFADNTTTAIAGHTYMSAWPSWPLLARPVWFLFDKTAGDNVSAIVFLGNPLVLWPALPALAVVLRDFVVARRRDAFLIAVFYFGSWLAWALLPRTLAFIYYYLPAATVASLALVYVLRRDGLPRWLLWAYVAIAAAGFAAMLPISAAFVGTSMQSFNRLMLFQSWI, encoded by the coding sequence ATGTGGCGGAATTATCACAAGCAGCGCGAGACCTGCGTTATGCTTAGTGACAGTTGCGGCAGAATGCGTTCAATGAAAACCGCGATCTCAATTATTCTCGGCGGTGACGCAAATTTGCCACGCAAAACTTCCCCACAAGTGCCGCGCGACTTGGCCGCGGTTCCGAAGGTGTCGCGGAGCGCAGTGATTGCTGTCGCGATTTTCCTGGTCGCGCATCTTGCCCTGCTGATCGGCTTGACGACGCCGGAGAAGTTCGTCTTCGACGAAGTGCATTACGTGCCGGCAGCGCGGCAGATGCTGGCACCATCGATGTCGCAACCGATGCTCAATCCGATGCATCCGCCATTGGCGAAAGAGCTGATCGCGCTATCGATCGCGGCCTTCGGCGACACCGCGCTGGGCTGGCGCTATCCCGCGACATTGTTCGGCGCGCTCGCGATCGTCGCGATCTATCTGTGCGGCCTCGCGCTGTTCGCCGCGCAAGGGCCTGCGATCGCCGCCGCGCTGATCGCCGGCTGCAACCAGATGCTGTACGTGCAGGCGCGCGTCGCGATGCTCGACATTTTTGCACTCGGCTTCGGCCTGCTCGCGATTGCCGCCTTCATGCACGGTTTTCGAAAGGATCGTCCCCATGCATTGTTCGCGGCTGCCGGCAGCCTGTTCGGCTGTGCTGTCGCCTGCAAATGGAGCGGCCTTTTTCCGCTCGGAATCTGCATCGCCATCGTCGCGGTGATCCGCCTGATGCAGGGCTGGCACACCCTGTTTGCCGACGCGAAGCCAGAGGATTGGTACCGGCCCGATCTCTGGCCCGCCTTCAGATTACATCAGGTCGTGCTCTGCTTCATTGTCCTGCCCGCGATGACATATCTTGCGGCCTTCGTCCCGCTCTACGGCATGTCGCTGCCGGATTTGCTCGAGGCGCAGCGCCGGATCTTCGCCGACAACACCACCACTGCCATCGCCGGCCATACTTATATGAGCGCCTGGCCGTCATGGCCGCTGCTCGCGCGCCCGGTGTGGTTCCTGTTCGACAAGACCGCGGGCGACAATGTCTCCGCGATCGTATTCCTCGGGAATCCCCTGGTGCTGTGGCCGGCGCTGCCCGCGCTCGCCGTCGTGCTGCGCGACTTCGTCGTCGCGCGTCGCCGGGATGCGTTCCTGATCGCGGTGTTCTATTTCGGGTCCTGGCTCGCCTGGGCGTTGCTGCCGCGTACGCTGGCCTTCATTTATTACTATCTGCCGGCCGCGACCGTGGCGTCACTCGCGCTGGTCTACGTGCTGCGCCGGGACGGTCTGCCACGCTGGCTGTTGTGGGCTTATGTCGCGATCGCGGCAGCGGGCTTTGCCGCCATGCTGCCGATCTCGGCGGCCTTCGTCGGCACGTCGATGCAGAGCTTCAACCGGCTGATGCTCTTCCAAAGCTGGATATGA
- a CDS encoding cupin domain-containing protein → MTGHDHSHSHHDHDHDDRWKHDGVRVIPGNQLDTNVPSTAGMDRAAAINFARVGAQKLWAGTVSIKPDAKTGAHHHGHLESVIYVVKGKARMRWGESLQFTAEAGPGDFIFVPPYVPHQEINASPDEVLECVLVRSDGEAVAINLDIEPVEKPETVLWVDPIHRDPNEKK, encoded by the coding sequence ATGACCGGCCATGACCATTCGCATTCGCACCATGACCACGATCACGACGATCGCTGGAAGCATGACGGCGTGCGCGTCATTCCCGGCAACCAGCTCGATACCAACGTGCCGTCGACGGCGGGCATGGACCGCGCGGCCGCGATCAATTTCGCGCGCGTCGGTGCGCAGAAATTGTGGGCGGGCACCGTCAGCATCAAGCCCGACGCCAAGACCGGCGCGCATCACCACGGCCATCTCGAAAGCGTCATCTACGTGGTGAAGGGCAAGGCGCGGATGCGCTGGGGCGAGAGCCTCCAATTCACCGCAGAGGCTGGCCCCGGCGACTTCATTTTCGTCCCGCCCTACGTGCCCCATCAGGAAATCAACGCCAGCCCGGACGAGGTGCTGGAATGCGTGCTGGTGCGCAGCGACGGCGAGGCGGTCGCGATCAACCTCGACATCGAGCCGGTCGAGAAGCCCGAGACCGTGCTGTGGGTCGATCCCATTCACCGCGATCCGAACGAGAAGAAGTAG
- a CDS encoding VOC family protein, whose translation MPRMIFVNLPVTDLKRATAFYEAVGATRNPQFSDETASCMVFSETIYAMLTTHQKFRQFTPKPIADAKTSNQALFCLSADSRTEVDDIVSRAAAAGGVADPSPKDEYSFMYGRSFEDPDGHMWGVNWMDMAAFAAQSEMANP comes from the coding sequence ATGCCCAGGATGATTTTCGTCAATCTGCCCGTGACCGACCTCAAGCGCGCCACTGCGTTTTACGAGGCGGTCGGTGCGACGAGGAACCCGCAATTCAGCGACGAAACAGCGAGCTGCATGGTCTTTTCCGAGACCATCTACGCGATGCTGACGACCCACCAAAAATTCCGTCAGTTCACGCCGAAGCCGATCGCGGATGCAAAGACCTCAAACCAGGCGCTGTTCTGCCTGTCCGCGGACAGCCGGACCGAGGTCGACGATATCGTCAGCAGGGCCGCGGCTGCAGGCGGGGTCGCCGATCCCAGCCCGAAGGATGAATACAGTTTCATGTACGGCCGCAGCTTCGAGGATCCGGACGGCCACATGTGGGGTGTGAACTGGATGGACATGGCAGCCTTCGCCGCGCAGTCCGAGATGGCGAACCCCTGA
- a CDS encoding OmpA family protein → MTGFNKSFALKAITLSAVLSMTAGLAMAGDGNVSTNQILDALKPKAATRGLSAGPQVDPAVQAKESTFLNTVRNRSTRSLSTGEREQIAELAATKPKIDLEIQFDYNSADIAKTSVPSVQALGKALSDPSLKGSTFVVAGHTDAVGTEAYNQGLSERRADTIKKYLVQNYGLTGTDLVTVGYGKTKLKDAANGADPINRRVQVVNMDTKTASK, encoded by the coding sequence ATGACTGGTTTTAATAAGTCTTTTGCACTGAAGGCGATAACCCTCTCGGCAGTTCTCTCGATGACGGCCGGCCTGGCCATGGCCGGCGACGGCAATGTCTCGACCAACCAGATCCTGGATGCACTGAAGCCGAAGGCGGCGACCCGCGGTCTGTCCGCAGGTCCGCAGGTGGATCCGGCGGTGCAGGCCAAGGAATCGACCTTCCTGAACACCGTGCGCAACCGCTCGACCCGGTCGCTGTCGACGGGCGAGCGCGAGCAGATTGCCGAGCTCGCCGCGACCAAGCCGAAGATCGATCTGGAGATCCAGTTCGACTACAACTCGGCCGACATTGCCAAGACGTCGGTGCCGTCGGTCCAGGCGCTCGGAAAGGCGCTGTCCGATCCCTCGCTGAAGGGCTCGACCTTCGTGGTCGCCGGCCATACCGATGCGGTCGGCACCGAGGCCTACAATCAGGGACTCTCCGAGCGGCGAGCCGACACCATCAAGAAATATTTGGTGCAGAACTACGGCCTCACCGGCACCGATCTCGTCACCGTCGGCTACGGCAAGACCAAGCTGAAGGACGCCGCCAACGGCGCCGACCCGATCAACCGCCGCGTCCAGGTCGTGAACATGGACACCAAGACCGCGTCAAAGTAA
- a CDS encoding VOC family protein codes for MSKVVPCMWFNGDAEEAAKFYVSLVPNSAITHVRRNVSDGPSGKEGSVLVVEFSVAGQPLVALNGGMKMEYTHAISLMIHCDDQAQVDSVWNAFLAHGSKEEQCGWLRDRWGVAWQVVPKVMFEFLSSPEKAAAARAMQAMMKMVKLDVEALRRAFEGKSAA; via the coding sequence ATGTCCAAGGTCGTTCCCTGCATGTGGTTCAACGGCGACGCCGAGGAAGCCGCGAAATTCTACGTCTCGCTCGTGCCGAATTCGGCGATCACGCATGTTCGGCGCAATGTTTCAGATGGCCCGTCCGGCAAGGAAGGCTCCGTGCTCGTCGTCGAATTCTCTGTGGCGGGACAGCCTTTGGTCGCGCTCAACGGCGGCATGAAAATGGAATACACCCACGCGATCTCGCTGATGATCCATTGCGACGATCAGGCCCAGGTCGACAGCGTCTGGAATGCGTTCCTGGCCCATGGCAGCAAGGAAGAGCAGTGCGGCTGGCTCAGGGATCGCTGGGGCGTGGCCTGGCAGGTGGTGCCGAAGGTGATGTTCGAATTCCTCTCGAGCCCCGAAAAGGCGGCTGCCGCACGCGCAATGCAGGCCATGATGAAGATGGTCAAGCTGGATGTGGAGGCGCTGCGGCGGGCGTTCGAGGGCAAGTCGGCGGCGTGA
- a CDS encoding winged helix-turn-helix domain-containing protein yields the protein MSRAPKPIPLTTKQARQIWLHAQRLDDRAPFGDGAQAVSDAVAHLGYVQIDTINVIERCHHHILFSRIPSYRRADLRHAQSVDKSVFEYWTHALSYVPAGDFRFFLPAMREHRREGHKWFASVKPADTRKVMRLVRAGPLTIRDIEDDVLTEKEHLWQSRKPSKRALQLAFYTGAVTISERQGMLKTYELMTRHFGWDKLPKPASAKDITAYLLDRALRSQGVVSLDSVCHLDAPRKPAVAALIGSRVRRGELVPVAIEGAGNQEHWALPVALEPGERAPPDLVHILSPFDPLIIQRKRTNLIFGYNHLFEAYVPKAKRKLGYFALPVLVGDEIVAALDLKTDRQAKKLLMQKWTWAGEGKKTAGRKELKRKIEEELDRFEKFQLAE from the coding sequence ATGTCCCGCGCGCCCAAACCGATTCCACTCACCACGAAACAGGCCCGGCAAATCTGGCTTCATGCCCAGCGGCTGGACGACCGCGCGCCGTTCGGTGACGGCGCGCAAGCCGTCTCCGACGCGGTCGCCCATCTCGGCTATGTGCAGATCGACACCATCAACGTGATCGAGCGCTGCCATCACCACATCCTGTTCAGCCGGATCCCGTCCTACCGCCGCGCCGACCTGCGCCACGCCCAGAGCGTCGACAAGAGCGTCTTTGAATATTGGACGCATGCGCTCTCCTACGTGCCGGCCGGCGACTTCCGCTTCTTTCTGCCGGCGATGCGCGAGCACCGCCGTGAGGGGCACAAATGGTTCGCCTCGGTGAAGCCTGCCGACACGCGCAAGGTGATGCGGCTGGTGCGCGCCGGCCCGCTGACGATCCGCGACATCGAGGACGACGTGCTCACCGAGAAGGAGCATCTCTGGCAAAGTCGAAAACCCTCGAAGCGGGCGTTGCAGCTCGCCTTCTATACGGGTGCCGTGACCATCAGCGAGCGCCAGGGCATGCTCAAGACCTATGAGCTGATGACGCGCCATTTCGGCTGGGACAAGCTGCCGAAGCCGGCGTCGGCAAAGGACATCACGGCCTATCTGCTCGATCGCGCGCTGCGATCGCAAGGTGTCGTGAGCCTCGATTCGGTCTGCCATCTCGACGCGCCGCGCAAGCCGGCGGTGGCTGCCCTGATCGGCTCGCGCGTCCGCCGTGGCGAGCTCGTGCCTGTCGCCATCGAGGGTGCCGGCAACCAGGAGCACTGGGCACTGCCGGTGGCGCTCGAGCCGGGCGAGCGCGCGCCACCTGATCTCGTCCATATCCTGTCGCCGTTCGATCCACTGATCATCCAGCGCAAGCGCACCAATCTCATCTTCGGCTACAACCATTTGTTCGAGGCCTATGTGCCGAAGGCCAAGCGCAAGCTCGGCTATTTCGCGCTGCCCGTGCTGGTCGGCGACGAGATCGTCGCCGCGCTCGATCTGAAGACCGACCGGCAGGCGAAGAAGCTGCTGATGCAGAAATGGACCTGGGCCGGTGAGGGAAAGAAAACCGCAGGGCGCAAGGAGCTCAAACGGAAGATCGAGGAGGAGCTCGATCGTTTTGAGAAGTTTCAATTGGCGGAGTAG